GATATAGCAGATCTTGTCGAAGGGGGCGTCCTCGCGGACCTTGGCGAGCGCGATCTCGGGCAGCACCGTGAAGTTCGCGAAGGTCGAGCAACCCATATAGTGGAAGACCTCGCCACCATCGCAGGAGAAGCGGCTCGTGCCATCGGGCATGAGGCCCTGCCCCTGCGTGGCGCGGATCGAGGTGCAGAGATTGGTGCGGCGCGACAGGCAGGATTTACAGCTGCGGCATTCCGGCGTGTAGAGCGGGATGACATGGTCGCCGGCTTTAAGCGTCGTGACGCCCGCCCCGACCTCGCGGACGATGCCCGCGCCCTCATGGCCGAGGATCGCCGGGAACTTGCCCTCGGAGTCCAGGCCCGAGAGCGTGTAGGCGTCGGTGTGGCAGATGCCGGTCGCCATCACCTCGACCAGCACCTCGCCGGCCTTCGGCCCGCCGATCTCTATGGTCTCGATCGTCAGCGGCTTTCCGGCTTCCCAGGCGACTGCGGCACGTGTCTTCATCTCGATATCTCCCTCAACTCTCAGTCGCGCCTATTTTAGATAGGTTCGCAATGTCCGGATGATTCCGTCGATCTCGGCATTGAGATCAAGGCGGGTCTCCCCGCCCCGTCCAGCCAGCCCGCCAGTCTCCTGCGCCTGCCCGAACGTCTCGCGCAGATGGCTTTCAGGACCTCGGCCATCAGCCCGTTGGCAGCCCCGCGAAGCGCAGCGATCTGCTGCAGGAGCGCGCTGCAATCCACACCGGCTTCGACCGCACGCTCCAGCGCTTCCGCCTGGCCTTTGATGCGGCGCAGGCGTGTAACGGCGCGCTTCTTCTCGTCCGGGCTATGCGGCATGGCACCTCATGCCATACGGCTAAGATACTCCATGGGAGTATGTCAATCATCGTGTCGAGGCGATCCCTGATCAGGGTGCCGCCAAAAGAAAAACCGCGCGAGCTGGGCTCGCGCGGCTGTCCGTGTGGATTGGCGGATTGGTCAGTACTTGCGGACGACCGGGGCTGGCGCGTAGGTGACCGGCCTCTCGACCGGGCCGCAGCAATCCGGCTCGCCAAAGTTCCAGCGCATACCGATGCGGAAATCGTGGCTGTCGATATCCTTGACCTTCAGCGGCGAGTAGGTCTCGTTCAGGAAGGCGTTGCGGATACGACCCGAATGGGCATCGCCGAGATTGAGATAGCGATAGCCCACTTCGAGCGTGAGGTTCTTGTTCACCTCGTAGCCGACGCCGGCCATCAGCGCCCAGGCCACGCCCGACTTGTCGCCATTGCCGGCCGTGCCCAGCGTGCCGGCACCGGTGAACTGCAGACCCTGGTCGGTCATGCCGCTGATGCGGTTGGTCGCATAGCCGATACCGGCGCCGATATAGGGCGTCAGGCAGTTCCAGGTGCCGAGATCGACATAGGCGTTGAACAGGGCGACCATCGAAGAGAGGTTGCCCTTGTACGTGTTGGTCTGATTGCCGCCGATGAAAGGGTTGAACACCACGTCCGTGGCGCCGATCGTGGCTCCGCCGCGATATTCAAACGTGCCGTCGACGCGGAACCAGTTATTGAAGCGATAGCCGATACCCGCGCCGGCAAAGAAGGAGGTGGAACTGTCTTCCTTGGTGACGAAGCTTCCGCCGAACTGGCTGATCTCCGCCTGCTGGTAACTACCGTAATTCGTGACGCCGACGCCGATATCGCCGCGCAGATAGATGCCCGAGCTGATCGTGCCCCGCAGTTCCGGCGGCGGGGGAGCGGGCGGCGGGGCCATCGGAAAGTCTGCGGCCTGGGCGATGGCGGACGCGCTCACGGCCATGGCGCCTGCAAGCGCAAGGGTTTTCAGGCTGCGCATGGCAGGCCCCTTCGAGTTTGCATGCAGCTGGACTCAAGCGCACGCGAGTTACCGATGGGGAAACCTTGCCACGGATTTCTTAAACGAGGCTTAACCCTAAAAACTAACCCTATCGCCCCGTAAACGGCTGCTTTGCGGGTCGCGGGATTCCTTCTCCTACACGAAGGAGCGATGCAAAGCGGCGGAATCCAGAACGATGGCGATTGGCCGGCAAAGCTGCTGGCCCGCCTTCCCGGCGCCAGCGCTGGTCCTTGATTCTCCGCTCGGGTCCGACGGCCCGCCCGGAAACCGCGACGACGTCCGCTCAGGCCGCTGCCTTCGTCACCGCATCGACCACCTCGTCGACGGCGCGCATGACGAGGTCGCGATCGTCGCCTTCAGCCATGACGCGGATCACCGGCTCGGTGCCCGAGGGACGGATCACCAGCCGTCCGGTCTCGCCGAGCATCAACTCAGCCGCCTTGATCGCGCTGACCACCGGCTTCTCCTCCAGCGGACGGCCTTGCTTGTAGCGGACGTTCTTAAGGATCTGCGGCAAAGGCTCGAAGCAATGGCAGACCTCGGAGACCGGCTTCTCCTGCCGCTTGACCACGGCGAGGAGCTGCAGCGCCGCTACCAGCCCGTCGCCGGTCGTGCCGTAGTCGGAGAGGATGATGTGGCCGGACTGCTCGCCGCCGAGATTGAAGCCGTTGGCGCGCATGTGCTCCAGCACATAGCGGTCGCCGACAGCAGTGCGCGCCATCGACAAGCCGAGGCCCGCCAGATAGCGCTCGAGGCCGAGATTTGACATCACGGTGGCGACGATGCCGGGCGCGGAAAGCCGCCCATCCTCCTGCCAGCTGCGCGCGATCACGCCCATCAGCTGGTCACCATCGACGATCTGGCCCTGCTCGTCGACGACGAGGACACGGTCGGCGTCGCCATCGAGCGCGATGCCGAGATCGGCACGCAGGTCGCGCACCTTCTGGCTGAGCGCCGCTGGCTTGGTCGAACCGACATCCTTGTTGATGTTGAAGCCATCCGGCTCGTCGCCGATGGTGATGACCTCGGCACCGAGTTCCCAGAGCGCTTCCGGAGCGACCTTGTAGGCGGCGCCATTGGCGCAATCGAGCACGATGCGCAGGCCGTCCAGGCCGAGATTGCGCGGCAACGTGCGTTTGGCAAACTCGATATAGCGGGCATGCGCGCTCTCGATGCGCTTGGCGCGGCCGAGCATCGCCGAGGAAGACAGCTGCTTGCCGAGATCGGAATCGATCAGCCGGGTGATCTCCGCCTCGACCTCGTCATTGAGCTTGTATCCGTCCGGCCCGAACAGCTTGATGCCGTTGTCCTCGTAGGGGTTGTGCGAGGCCGAGATCATC
This sequence is a window from Bosea vestrisii. Protein-coding genes within it:
- a CDS encoding outer membrane protein, which produces MSASAIAQAADFPMAPPPAPPPPELRGTISSGIYLRGDIGVGVTNYGSYQQAEISQFGGSFVTKEDSSTSFFAGAGIGYRFNNWFRVDGTFEYRGGATIGATDVVFNPFIGGNQTNTYKGNLSSMVALFNAYVDLGTWNCLTPYIGAGIGYATNRISGMTDQGLQFTGAGTLGTAGNGDKSGVAWALMAGVGYEVNKNLTLEVGYRYLNLGDAHSGRIRNAFLNETYSPLKVKDIDSHDFRIGMRWNFGEPDCCGPVERPVTYAPAPVVRKY
- the glmM gene encoding phosphoglucosamine mutase: MTRKYFGTDGIRGRANGVITPDLALRVGQATGIAFRRGEHRHRVVIGKDTRLSGYMIENALVAGFTSVGMDVLLLGPMPTPAVAMLTRSMRADLGVMISASHNPYEDNGIKLFGPDGYKLNDEVEAEITRLIDSDLGKQLSSSAMLGRAKRIESAHARYIEFAKRTLPRNLGLDGLRIVLDCANGAAYKVAPEALWELGAEVITIGDEPDGFNINKDVGSTKPAALSQKVRDLRADLGIALDGDADRVLVVDEQGQIVDGDQLMGVIARSWQEDGRLSAPGIVATVMSNLGLERYLAGLGLSMARTAVGDRYVLEHMRANGFNLGGEQSGHIILSDYGTTGDGLVAALQLLAVVKRQEKPVSEVCHCFEPLPQILKNVRYKQGRPLEEKPVVSAIKAAELMLGETGRLVIRPSGTEPVIRVMAEGDDRDLVMRAVDEVVDAVTKAAA